A stretch of DNA from Anthonomus grandis grandis chromosome 22, icAntGran1.3, whole genome shotgun sequence:
GTAACCCGTCGgggatattaataataaaataaaatatgtacgcTGCACAGGCAACCTCGAATAAAGGCTTTTATGAACGTTCATGACCTTCGTTGATTAACGATCTAGTTCGTGCAGTTCGTCGACCTTCAATTTAAGGACACTGCATCATCGGAACAGCCAAAACATTAGAGGCGGTCACCTTGTTTTTCGCGAACAGATGTCTACAAACAAATTTACCTCGCCCTCCTCTTTTTAACGTTTCCACGCCATAGTAATACTTATATCAAAGTTTAAAAACGGTCTTATAGTAATTAGGTCTCCTATCTGTCTCTTATGATTTAATGGTTCTAgcgttaaagtaaaaaattcaaaatcttgTTATTTTAACAAGTTACCAAAGTTATTTATTGATTAAGCCTTTAAACTTTGACATAATATTATCGTCAGTTTCATTAATATTCTTCGTAAAAACCGTAATAATGATTTAGGTCTGGCAAACTGTTCATGGAGCTCATGTAGAGAGGGATGTACAAGCGATGCCTATCACTGTACGCACATCTATGTAAGCTACAATGGAACTGTATCAGGATTAAACAATACAGAAGAAGCAATACTTCTAGTTAATATAAAGGGCTGTGGTTATCCGCCAAAAATTAAATGTGCAAACTTTACAGACACCTTTGGGGAAGAAGGAACAATTTTTCCCTGTTATCCTTCGCGGGAAAATGGAACTGTAGTATTAACTCACTACGTTAAAGATGAACAGGTAGGTAATGTATTATAGTAAATAAGAGCGTTACGTATAAGATCAACTTATTGTCTTAAACTTAAGCCGTTGATACTTTATATCTCATCTAAATATGAAAGACTTTCGAAAAGAATTTTATACGTAAAATTTATAATACCTACTATTAATTTTACGAATTAAATCACACTACGTATCAAATCACTAATTATAACAACGATATCGATTTAGTTAATAACCGAAACCACCACGACTAAGCTCACCGTAGTACGGACTTAGTAGCGGTGCACAGTGGTAGAAAATCCCAAATAACGCACCAAAACACCTAAACGtcagaaaatgttgaaatatgCATACCTGTAAGTTTCGGAGTCGCTGAATTAAAAAATGacgttcatttaaaaaaatccgaGATGGCGGCCACAAAATGGctaattaattttgtatgtaGGTCATGTTTTGAGGTCAACTAAAATCGTTCGAAACGACAAGGCGGCAGATTTCAGCAAATGATCTCAacgctattttattttagacatttttccGCTTATAAAACACAAAGTCTCTAGGTAGCATTCGGTGGCATTCATAAACTAATTCTtcattgaatattaaaattttcatcacacaaaatgaaaaaagaacGCTGTTGTTTGGACTCCTCTGATGAACGCAAATATTGATATAAACAGTTCAAATTTATACAGAAGTAATCTACATACTATGCCGATGAAAATCCATGGGGTCCGGATATCCTTGGAAATGTTTTACTCGCTTTACGAACTAGTACTCTTGCATGCACACGAAATAAAATATTCCAGCGTCGAGCACGTTGGGCGGAACGTTAGTCTTTAAGCGGCTACCTGCATAAAACGAATGAATGGAAATATCCGCCCTTTTGAACTTTTCCACATTAACGCATCCTGAACTGTGATATTTAGGTTTTTCACTAACTTCTGATCAttagaaatgcaaaaaaaccgGACAAAACCCGAAAAATCAAATCTCAAACCATTCGAGGTAAAATGCCTCTACATCTTGTCTACATGGCGTTAGGTTCCTAAATTTTGGAGAGTCGAGTGATTTTATTGAATACCTGATGACAGGTGTATTTCGAAAGGTAACCTATTCGAGAATAGTCTGTGACTCAGCTGTTCGTTAAGTTTTCCAGCGCTCTGGAAAATCATTGTACAGATTCGAGTAATTGTGTTACAATCATCATACGACATGTAAAATGATCGTGAAGATGTGTACAAAATTAATGTGttgataaaataatgtttaagatTTTCCGAGTTATCGTAAAAAAGGTGTAAGTTGGACTGCTTTACGttgctgtttttgtattaaaaaaaaactttgtgtaTCAAATTATTTGTGATCGCGCGAGATCCCGCTAAGGTAAGAAGTATTTCATTTTGTGTAAAGTATCATGTACGAAATAGCGTTGGCAGAACCTCCCCTTTTTTCCCCCTCACCCCGTAAACGAATATTTTCTGGACTCGCACAGTGGTGCAAAACGCCTGAAAATCGAATTGTTGGTcgatttacttgaaactttgtaTATCAAGGTTTTTGGGCTcgttaaatttgaatttgatatcAGAATCAATAAATTCAACATGGCGAATCCAAAATGGCGCacatttctttgaaaaaaatcagaTTCACACCAAATTACGCTAAAGGGGGGTTTTGATGCTCGTTGAATTCTAATTTGATATCAGAATTAATACATTCAAATGGACGGTCGACTTTGCATTGTTGGATAAGGTTCTTCGAATGCCTACTGCATATCGGGTACAAAATGGATACAAAACAATGCCGAtctgcatgtgcaccaatacgcctatcaggcgggcaaatccacggacctggccctacaccacctcgttaggaaggtggagggtgctctgggtagtggcatGGCCTGTCTGGGtacgtttctagacattgaaggggcgtttgacaacaccccttttgcattaatctgccaagcactcgagagccgcggctcagaaccctatTTGGTTGGCTGAATAGAGgtcatgctctcgaaacgtcatgtatctgcccagctcaacaacgagattgtcgaaacgttggcggctaagggctgcccgcagggaggagtattgtcctctaccttgtggtgccttgtggtcgacagcctgataaatcttttaaacaatgctggcctatacacacaggcctacgctgatgatctggtaatcctttgcccagggaaagacgccgtctcaatacGGGGCCCTAttatgagagccctgcgtatggtgcctctcggggatTCTCaagattaaccccaaaaaagcagagctcctactattcacgaggagacgtaactttggcacgccccctgttatatctctaggtggcgtgcagctgcattactccaggacagttcgatttctgggaatcaagttggatctcaaactctcctggcacgatcatgcagacaccagaatgaagaaggacacttgcgcgctatgggcctgcaggcgggctttcggcaatacctggggtctgtgtcctaagatcctccactggatctactcgcgcattgtgagacctcttctcacatacggggctatcgtttggtggccatgtacggagaaagcgaaaattcgtgctcaactagacagagtccaacgtcgtgcatgtctcagcataacgggttccatgcggacggcgccaactagagcgcttgagactctgctgagccttccgcctctggacctcgttgtgcaattcgaggcaatgaggactgcgtacaggctatacgtcctcggcgaactacgtgctggcgagaccggtcacgcaaaaaatTGATCACGCGCCATACAGgtatgtcctctccttctgatgggcagtgactgcatggctccagtgactgtggactgcgagggatttgtgacgcacattgcagacagagaggagtggcagcattccaacagacctgcattgctaaataggtttgccatctggtacacagatggctccagaatgaataacagagctggatcagggcttattggtgggatcccacataccagtagggcatactcgctgggggagcacgccactggcttccaggccgaagtattcgctgtattaaaatgcggacagaatatcctaagctgcggacaccgcaatacagtcgtatcaatatgctcgaacagcagagctgccattaaggctatcacggtcgcaaaggtaagctccaagcttgtactagagtgcataaaagtcctgaaaaaactggtacaggttggatgcagggtccagctcgtctggatacctggccatgcaggtaatgaggaagcggactctcttgccagactgggatccgcgaatgtgccgatggggtcGGAAcgcatagttggtatcgccaaatgcgttgcggtcgcgtcaatgaagggtctgctggacaagtggaccaccgaagatggactgagtcccctggtatgagacaggccaaagcgcacataggtgggccctctgcttgtctcaccaaaaatctactactgctaaaaagacgcgaaattcggctagtgacaggtcttttaaccggtcactggcacttaagaagccatctccatactatcggtattgaggacaacccggaatgccgatggtgctgtgaggaggatgaaaccgttgaccatgtagtcggggagtgcccagcactcacgcgtgccaggttcaaatacttgggtaacactttcagtgtacctaGCGattttaagtccttcagaccagagagccttatcggtttctctaagacCGTTGGGCTCtagtaacccccggtggggcatgacgggtccatcaggagatctatatgcacaactgcctgacagcccactgtttcgtcaattgaAATTCAATTCAATGGCGATCTCGTAAGGAAGATGTAAAGCAAGCACCTGCAGCGCGTAAAAAACAAATTCAGGCTGATTTCAAGAACCAACTGCATTTGCTTGTTAACCGACCAAAACAAGACATGGGAAATTCAAATGACGGAAATACTAGTCGaggtttttttgaaaacacaGCGATTGCTGCAAAAATTCTCGGCGTTGACGAAAATTTAATCAAACGTTTTCATGTTACGTTACAGGTTCTGTTAAGTCGTTTCAATATTAATATCAAAGCATTTGACGAATATTATTCAGAAACTGCGAGATTGTTCGTTGATTTGTATCCATGGTACAACATGTCGACGACTATCCACAATGGTGCTGTGTCGGGTTTCCGAAATGCTCGAGGGAATCCATGCATGTCATGCATGCATGTATGTGAGGAGAACATTTTGGAGTAACAAAGACCATGGGTAAAAGTGTGGGAAAGATATTACTGGATCAATAGCCAGGCAAACGTAAGAGACTGGTGTAGGAAATGCGATGTATAGGTGGTAAGTAATGGGCTGCAGAGAAAGCAGAAAGCTTTAATACGTCAGTAAACCATGGGAAGTCCCTTTGAAAGGATTGCTATGAACGTTGCCAGTCTGTTTCCGGTATCAGAAGCAGAGAAATAGTATATCGTGGTACTGATGGACTACTTCAGTAAATAGGTTGAGGCATACCCTCTACCAAACCGGGAAGCCTCTACTATCATCGATGCCTTAATAAGATCCATTcttttattaaggatttaatgaattattaatttaattacggatttattaagatttaattaaggatttattaattttattaaggatttaatTTACCGATCTAATGTACCTTTGGAGCTACATTCACGCCAAGAACGAAATTTTGAACTTGTTCGAGAACATCTGTAAGGCGTGCGATCTAAAGTTAGATTGTCCACCAATGTTGCCAGGGAGAACTATGTCAGTGAGCTGCGTAGAAGAATCGATCTCATTcgtaagtttttttgttttcattcaAGATTCCAGCATTTCAAGCTATAACGATATTCTTTACAGGATACAAAAGCCACTGGGTGAAGCTCGAGTCATCACTTCAACCGACTGGCTCCTTATTATGAAAACCACGAAGACGCTGACCTGTGGCTAATCCAACCAGAGTCGGATTTCATATTCGATGTAATGGCCGAATAATGTAATTTATGGCCCATCATTATAATGGTCGAGACAGTCGATACGGCGTAACCTGTAAAGTACAGCAAGATCTGTTTACTGCTCTTGCTGCGTGTGCTCAGCCACATTGTGGCTAATGATTTTCAAATGTcagatttcaaaaaatggaGGAATTAATGAGGTCTTCCATAGAaagtttggaaaaaattgaggAGTTTGCGTCGGTCTAACCTAAAAGTCGGGCAAGCACTGTGAAGAGATTGGTAGAAAGATCTTCTACCTAGTTACCAAAGATGCGTTAGAAGTGGTCTTCAGGTCTACTGGCGTGCAAGTTCTGGTGTGTTGTTATACTCCCCAACGTTGTTTTCTGGAGAAAATCGTTGACTGTTATTTCTGCAAGAGGTCCAGTTGTAAGAGGGAGCCTTCTGCCGATATCCACACCCTATAATTATCCTTGGAATAATTTCGGGTCAATGAGCCTAGGAGGAGGGTAGTGTAACTATATTGACAACGTCGCGAAAATCAGCAATTCTTCGTCATTTCGTAGGAATATACAGTGtgtataaatatttctaataatctTAATTGGTCGTGTTTAATGtgtgtaaaataaatcagttggcTATTTTTATCCTTCGAGTGTTTGGATTCACATCTTTACTAATAGTAAAGATGCTACACTATATATAAAAAGGATCCTCAACAATTCaagaaattttagtttttactaATCACGAAAtgcttataatttaaattttctatattagcgtccatttttttgttaatttgttatttaCTACGACTATCCACAAAATCCcaataagtttttatgttttagatTGCCATAATAATCCACTACTTCGCTGTGCCATTCGTGGTTACCTTGGCGACATCGGTAGCACTTTGCGTCATGCATTGCGATTGCACGTGTACTCCAGCTCGACGCAGGACCATAAAATCTCGCAGACCTCCAAGATTACCATTAAGACCTGATTATAGTGATGGATCTTTAAGTATTGGTCTTCAACCAGCGTATTCCTAACGATTCTTtaatatagttaaattaaaacaaagtaaGATCAGTAATGGACAAAAGGCGAATTGTATacattttaatctaaaaaaaaataattttttcatagagGCAATTCTATGGTTGCCAGAATTAAAGCAGAAAGCCATAGAGCGCCTAATGTCTATTTAcatggtttaaataaatttacctttAGACAATAGCAGTGGTGTAGCGTGGAGGGCAGGAAAAGGCGAATGGAAAATAAATTCTAAGAAAGTTCGATGTAGATCCGAAACAGTAAAAAAAGGTTGTTGAAATTGTTGAAAACGTTAGGTATTTTTCTCTATATGAAtctaattattaagaaaatgtatcG
This window harbors:
- the LOC126748547 gene encoding uncharacterized protein LOC126748547, whose translation is MRSSSSELLLDQQEELRKRKIKELALAKKAQTHQQGSRSCREQALFYATSLLAVLAMAAGSSLLFLVPLYVDPAISTLASDFVTEPVNCVTTRLDQLTGLANCSWSSCREGCTSDAYHCTHIYVSYNGTVSGLNNTEEAILLVNIKGCGYPPKIKCANFTDTFGEEGTIFPCYPSRENGTVVLTHYVKDEQIAIIIHYFAVPFVVTLATSVALCVMHCDCTCTPARRRTIKSRRPPRLPLRPDYSDGSLSIGLQPAYS